tcaacagcctgatcaatctatgcgaaggagatgtgaaGAACTGCATAAGGCAAATGGTGGTTCTCTGATTCACGCTcctctcttttttttttaaaggtacatgacatgaccaaaagtatgtggacacctgctcgtcgaacatctcattcgaaaatcatgggcattaatatggagttggtcccccctttgttgctataacagcatcccctcttctgggaaagctttccactagatattggaacatttcgtcggggacttgcttccattcagccacaagagcattagtgaggtcgggcactgatgttgggcgattaggcctggctcgcagtcggtgttccacttcaaggtgtttgatggggttgaggtcagggctctctgcaggccagtcaagttcttccacaccgatctcaacaaaccatttctgtatgaacttAACTTTGTGCactgggcattgtcatgctgaaacaggaaaggaccttccccaaactgttgccacaaagttggaagcacagaatcgtctctagaatgtcattgtatactgtagcattaagatttcccttcactggaactaaggggcctagcccgaaccatgaaaaacagccccagaccattcttcctcctccacccaaactttacagttgacactatgcattcgggcaggtagcgttctcctgacatcagtcaaacccagattcgtccgtcggactgccagatggtgaggcgtgattcatcactccagagaacacctttccactgctccagaggccaatggtggcgagctttacaccactccagccgacgcttggcatggcTCAGCCATGGACACCCATTTCATGAAGAttctgacgaacagttcttgtgctgacgttgcttccagaggcagtttggaactcggtagtcaGTGTTGCAACTGAGTACGGATGATGTTTACacactacgtgcttcagcactttgCGGTCCTgttgtgtgagcttgtgtggcctaccacttcgcggctatTCCAGAACAGCCCCCACGCCCTGCAGCTCACGCCTGGACAAAGCCTCACGCGCCTGGAGAGAGGATGTGTTGGTGGTGGTGccctgtgagaggagagagggagaagttagAGTTAATATGCAACTCTCATGAACCATCCAATGCCCACAGCCCTTACTAACCTGTTATATAGTGATACCAATAATTGCAATAAAAAGGACATTCCAAAAGGTTATACGATGAAGAATTTCAAAACAGGTGCCTTACCTTGGTGAATGACCGCAGGTTCTCAGTGATCCACCCCAGCCCGgccctggctctctcttcctctgccctgGCCTTGAACAACTTGTGCTGGGCCACAATCTGACCCCACTGGAGCCtggccatctccctcctctgctccaccACTCTTTTCCATCCTTCTCTTTtatctcattcccctctccatctccgcaGAGGCTGAGGTCCAGGAACTGGAAGTGTTCTGAGCAGGAGGTCTCCACCATGTCGGTGATGCCCTGGAAGAACTGGCGCTGGGTGAGGGCGGCCAGGGCCTTGGTGTTCAGCTCCTCCTGGTAGAGATAGTGAGAACAGGACAGGGGGCCCTGGTGGGTGGGTACTGAGGGCCGAGGCAGCAACCTCTCCCTGGGTCTTTCCTTCCTTGGAATCTGGGTCTACTTTGAGGTAGGTTCCTAGTGTCCTCACCTCGTCCGTGAGGGTCTGTAGTGCGGCATTTGTCCCGGCATTCTCCGCCCCCAGCGCCACGTTGACATCCTTCAGCCTGCCATTGGCCGCATCCTGCTGAGCAGCTAATTGGAGCGCAGCATCAGCCTGGGCGGTGGCGAGCTCCTGGAGCTTCTTGTGGCGCCGCTGTTTCAGCGGCTTCTCCTCTTTAAACGCAACTAGCTCCGCCTCTAGGTCTTCCACTttcacctccccctctgtcaAGGATGGAAAGGATGAGGAAGGGTGGACCATGCTACTTGCAGCCGCAGGCCTACAGGTCTTGAGGACTTCGCCCAGGGCAGCCTGATCAAATATGGGCTTGACGGAGTCGCCATAAAGGCCCGGGCCTCCTCTGGGGTAAGGACGTTGCTCTGCTTGAGGGTGTGGCAGACAAAGCCAAGGAGGTGGAGGTTTTCTGAAGCACAGGCAAACAGCCAATCAAACTCAGAGCACTTCAGGGATAGGATGCCCAGATAACCTAAGCGACCAAGAGCATCCACAAACTGACCGCCGTCCAACATGACAGCAGCACCCTACCACTGATAggacaatgagacagatatttcaccagatgtataaatgtgaagcatacGCTTGGCTACCAAAGATGGTAGTGAGAGCAgtgtgggagaagatggaacgaAGATGGAACATTTTCTCATCAATGAAatatttgatctcaatacagttttctgttcccaaaactagaatctgttacaaacagagtggactaagtttcATTGACTTGACCATTTgccaaagtttaaaaaaaaaaatatttaattgttTAAAAGGCGTGCAAACGCTAAACGAGTTATTGCACACAGTACACGTTCCCTCACGGAAATATGCAAAAAATTCATGCTAGAACGTGCCAATAGGATCTGGCTAGCTAGTGCATggctctgcccactatgactcatttgttcccatttgaaacaatgggctgtggtctatcttggtttagttatacaaatctttgatccttttatttttaatcccagcccccacaggaggtcttttgccttttggtaggcgccattgtaaattaaataaaattattacctgacttgcctagttaaataaaggttaaataaaataaaatactgtCTGGCTACCACACTGTCATAGAGGCAGTAATATTAGGGTCAAACCTGGTGAGGGTGGGATTTATATAGAGGTGAGGAGAATGGTTAGAATTGACAAAAAATATTATCATCGATATGTTATCTCAACTGTAACATCATAGTAATGGAATATAAATCAAATTGTTCCTTTCAAGAAAAGACCATTTCCTGTGGAGAAGATGGTTCCTGAAATGAGGGGTAAACTCTCAGTTTGAGCTATTTCCAATATGAAATCTAAAGGACCTAGAAATTGTCAGGATGAAAGCTTCTCCGCCCTGATGATCGTGTCCTCAGTCAATCAATAATCTCCATCGTTCATTGGTTCGGTAGGTCACGTTAATAGGGAGGCGTGGATTTGAAACTAATCACAACCGCATGATTGAATTGAGCGTTGAAGAAATGTTTAATCGAAAATAGTTTGTTTGTGAACTCTAACTCCGGTGACACTGAAACTGTCACCTTTACACCCTAAGTAAGAACAGAAGTTGTTTAACATAATAAACTCGCTAGCCCACATTCTAACACCTGAGGTCCCTGAAGTGAATAGCTGCATCAATTTGTCCACCGGTACTTTACGTTGTTAAATTCTTGTTTTTCAACTGGTAGGAAGCGGCTACACGAGCGAAATGCGCGCTCTCAACCGTCTTATTTGGGGTTATTGGCGAACTAAACGCAAAATATGTATTGTCGCCAGCAACTGGACGGTGATGAAACAATTCACGAAAGAAAAGTAAATTACACTACGGGGAAGATACATTTAACATGCATCCACACAAACAACGAAATAATAACAAATATATACTTCAGTCGCTCGAAACCTCAAATCCCATGTTCAGGCTCCGGTGCCTGATATGGTTGGACCACACACGTCAGTAATCTATGTAGCTCATAAAATGTTAAACGCATAAATTGTTCAACTAAAGAAACAATATCATtaggatatttatttatttttcaattaGCGCCGTGGCAGTTTATCACCATTGCTACAAAAGCGACAGTCGCGCTCTCATCCAAAATCAGTCACCCTCTCAACATTACGTTTTACGTCACGCGATGGGGATCCGCTAAACAACTTTTTCAGCCAATGAGAAAGTAGTCGAGCCTACCTGCCCACGCTCTTTTAACCTTTCTAGGTACGTTTTGATATTTCTTTCATTCTGCACGGAGAACAGTGACCTAGAAGTGTGATTTTGTTTATACGTTATTCGAGGTGAGTTTTGCTGGACAAGGTATGACATTCAAACGCATTGATAGAGAGAAATGCTTTTTATCACCCGTTTTATCACCCGTTGTGGTGGTGGTCGACAGACCGCTGTAAAGCGGGCTTGCAAGGTATTCATTTGGCAACAATGCACATCACTCGGCTAGGTTCTGCAAGTCCTTTATCTAACTAACCTAGTGCTGTGGGATAAATGTGAATTTTGCTATTCTAAATAGCAGCCTACTGTAGGctactacagtactgtaaatcAATGCATGCTTGTTTTTGCTGGCACGATACTCTACTGCACAGACTGCCGTGTCATGCTTACCAGCTGATCAACAATCTTTGAATAACATGCATCCTTTGTTGAAGAACTGTAGTTTCTCGTCATCCTGTTATGATATAAGCATCTGGGTGTTAAATGTATCTATTGCATTTCTAGCTTTAGTTCACATCTCAACCTACAGTTTTAATTTGCTCTAGTTTAGAGCTACCTATTAGTATGCATGACATGTTGCGAACTTTAGGATGCAAAAGTAGAAAATGTTCCAAGATTATCTTTGGCTCAGTTATCTTCAATTGTATCGAAAGCAAGTAAGCAAATCATATATTAGTTCACAGTTGTCCAAAGCAAAGAGCCATGGTTCAATCCAAGACCTGGGTCCTGGCCCGTCACTTTGAAGGCTTCCCGGAGGACAGCAACTTTGAGCTGAAGCTGGAGCAGCAGCCAGAGCCTAAAGATGGAGGTAACAAACTAACACCTGGGGAGATGAGCTCATCACATTGACTTCGATCATCTGGACTTGCACTTGCACTGAGTACAAGATTCCTGTACCTGACTGAAGCTGATATGAGTGATGTCATACGTTGTTGTTTTGCCTGTTTCAGAGGTGCTTCTCGAGGCACTGTTTCTCAGTGTGGATCCATACATGAGGTAGGGGAGAAAATACAAAGGGGACGGGTTTCATTCCACTAATATTTTCCATTTAGGTCATGTTTCATGTAATGTGATATCTATGAGGAAAACGATGTTATTATTCACTGAACAGTTTTGACTTTGCTAAACCACAGTTCTTCAGTAGATTTCCTGACAGAAAACATCTCATCTGATGTGTTCTTCTGTGGTTGTTTCCAGACCGTTCAGCCGACTGCGTATGAAAGAGGGGGGAGTGATGATCGGAACTCAAGTGGCCAAGTAAGAAAAATAAACCGGTCCacgtccaaatggcaccctattacctacatagtgcactagtgggccctggtcaaaagcagtgcactatgtagggaatacgttgccatttgggatgcaggcctaAGTTAACTGCCTTTCATCTACCATGAGAGGACATGCATGCCTACCGTTTACTGGAAGAGAATGGACCCTGCGCCTGTTATTCATTTCTGAGGCAGTAGATTATCATTCGTGACTGCAGTTGTAAGAGAACAAATTGAATGCACTTGGCAGTGTACTCTGAGGTTCCGTTCCTGCCACAAGTGAATGGTTCAATGTGTTTTCACAGACAAAGTGTGTTATTGAGAGTGAGTCTGTCTGGATACGTACACACAACCAAATGACTCTCCCCTGCATTCACTCTCTCCCCAGGGCTTTTTAAATGACTTTACTGAGTTTATTTCCTTTAATACTGTCATTAAACTATCTTTGTGAATATGTGCAGATTGCTTCCTTTGACATTTTCATATGTATTCCAATTAGTCTCTAGATAAACAGTTTAGCGACCACTGAGGGTGAAGGTCGTATTCCCAGGTTAAACCTTCTCTGTGACTAGAAACACTCTCAATGGGAGATTGTTCATTAGGCATACTTTACGATCTGTGTCTTCGGACACAGACTTCTTATCAACACTCTAAGTATGATCAACTAACCTAGTTCATtcagtttgtttatttgttttgcgTGTGGTTTTCTAGGGTGATCCAGAGCAACAACTCAGCCTTCCCAATTGGGTGCCATGTGGTTGGTAGATGTGGCTGGAGGACACACACTGTGTCTGATGGGACAGGCCTGACACACCTTCTGTCTGACTGGCCACAGGAAGTCCCCATGTCCCTGGCTCTGGGGGCCATCGGCATGCCTGGGTAAGGAATGGGGGACTTTCTGAGTGCCAGTGGCTTCTATTTTGGGGTAAAAGTCTCCGAAATCCCGGACCGAGGGCAACCGCACTCATCCAGAATGTCAGAACATTGTTAATGTGGGAGGCAACCCATCATCAGTTACTATGGCATGAATCACCACTGGCCACAAAGTGTGGAACATATATGTTTTCAGGTCAGAAGAAAGGCCTGGGTAAGGAGGGATACTAACAGTTAATGTTTGAGCTAGTGTTGGAGAATTTGCAGCACAGCTGTTTCATGACAGATTAAATGTTGACCTCAAGTCTGCCAGGAAAAGCATCTATGTTTTTCTTTGAGTTTGATAAAAACAAAGATTTGGGCCACAGATGTCTCCGGTCACCATTTTACGGTCCTGTTCCGCTTTTCCGCTGAACTCTAAACCGTTTGAATGAGTCACAATTCAGATGAGCATCCATCTGATGCTACTGCTTGTGTTTTTACGTAGAGCGAGACAGGCAAGGATGAGAGAAAGGTTGAGGCGGGGATTGGCCTCACGAACATTGGGGTTGTACATGTGTGCTTTCTGATGGGAGTGTTCCCACTGGACCACACGGGTGACTCTTCTATGGTTAAACTTCTTATTAAAGAGCTCTCCCTCTGGTGCCCTGACTACTGGCTGACAGACCTTATGTGGTCTCCAGGGTTGTCTCTGCTGTTTGATCACACTTTAAACACTTTCAATATTCGGAATCACAACTCTTTGTCTGGGGGATTGAGAATTTAAAAGACTTTGAAAGACAAATGACTGTATTCAATGGACTATAAAGTTGTATTTCATTCTATTCCCTTGTAATCTGATTGCAGGTTAACAGCCCTGTACGgtctggaggaggtgctggggcTGCAGGCAGGAGACACCCTCCTGGTGAACGCTGCAGCTGGGGCCGTGGGCTCCACTGTGGGCCAGATCGCTAAGATCAAGGGCTGCAGGGTGGTGGGCTCCACCGGGTCTGACGCCAAGGTAAGAATGAAAAAGGGATTTGAATGAAAGACTGGGAGGCAAAAATGCAATGGTCATCATCTGTTTCTTTGTCTTTATCCTTTGATTAAAAAAGGGCGCAGCACTTGATTAAGTAAAATTGTTTCATTTTCTTTTCCTGAACTTTTTTTGTTTATTCCTTTGTCTTTTTCTCTTTTCCGACACCAAGGTGGCCTTCCTCAAGGAGCTGGGCTTCGATGAGGCCTTCAACTACAAAACAGTCAGCTCTCTGGAGGAGGCCCTGAAGAGTGCCTCACCTGACGGATACCACTGCTTCTTTGAGAACGTaggttatatagtagttataaaGTATTTCGTTGTAGTAAAGTATTCATATAAAATGTTATTAAGTAGTTATATAATAATTCACTCTGATACTTGTAATATTGTTAGATATGGCTGCTACTCTTTAGTTTTAAAGTGGTATTTCACTCTAGTTTTAATATCATTAGACAGATATACAGTGTCGGACGCTATCAGTGTTTCGTAATGGGTATTTCATCCTAACATATTTACCTGGATATAACTTAATTTTTATAGGTGGGAGGATCTTTCTCTAGTGTGGCCATCCCTCAGATGAAGGAGTTTGGAAGGATAGCCTTGTGCGGGGGCATCTCAACATACAATGACACCACTCCACAAACAGGTCTGCTCCCGCTCCCTTTACTTACAGAGATGCACATTTAAAGAACCCATTCAAATATACACAACTCTACATTGCATAACTCTGTAATTTGTGTTCCCTTTACATGCTGTGAGTGTTGAGATTGTGCACTGACTGTGCTCATTTCAATATTCCACCAGATGGCGCCATCAGCCAGTATTACACTCAGAATGCTGTCGCCAGCTGAAtgtttcattcaaatcaaatcaaatcaaattttattagtcacatacacatggttagcagatgttaatgcgagtgtagcgaaatgcttgtgcttctagttccaacaatgcagtgataaccaacaagtaatctaactaacaattccaaaactactgtcttatacacagtgtaaggggataaggaacatgtacataaggatatatgaatgagtgatggtacagagcagcatacagtagatggtatcgagtacagtatatacatatgagatgagtgtgtagacaaagtaaacaaagtggcatagttaaagtggctagtgatacatgtgttacataaggatgcagtcgatgatgtagagtatagtatatacatatgcatatgagatgaataatgtagggtaagtaacattatataaggtagcattgtttaaagtggctagtgatatatttacaacatttcccatcaattcccattattaaaatggctggagttgggtcagtgtcaatgacagtgtgttggcagcagccactcagtgttagtggtggctgtttaacagtctgatggccttgagatagaagctgtttttcagtctctcggtcccagctttgatgcacctgtactgacctcgccttctggatgatagcggggtgtacaggcagtggttcgggtggttgatgtccttgatgatctttatggccttcctgtaacaacgggtggtgtaggtgtcctggagggcaggtagtttcccccggtgatgcgttgtgcagtcctcactaccctctggagagccttacggttgagggcggagcagttgccgtaccagcccgccaggatgctctcgattgtgcatctgtagaagtttgtgagtgcttttggtgacaagccgaatttcttcagcctcctgaggttgaataggcgctgctgcgccttcttccttgtcagtgtgagtggaccaattcagtttgtctgtgatgtgtatgccgattaaaactagctaccctctccactactgttccatcgatgtggataggggggtgttccctctgctgtttcctgaagtccacaatcatctccttagttttgttgacgttgagtgtgaggttattttcctgacaccacactccgagggccctcacctcctccctgtaggccgtctcgtcgttgttggtaatcaagcctaccactgttgtgtcgtccgcaaacttgatgattgagttggagcgtgcgtggccacgcagtcgtgggtgaacagggagtacaggagagggctcagaacgcacccttgtggggcccccgtgttgaggatcagcggggaggagatgttgttgcctaccctcaccacctgggggcggcccgtcaggaagtccagtacccagttgcacagggcggggtcgagacccagggtctcgagctcgagcttggagggtattatggtgttgaatgccgagctctagtcgatgaacagcattctcacataggtattcctcttgtccaggtgggttagggcagtgtgcagtgtggttgagattgcatcgtctgtggacctatttgggcggtaagcaaattggagtgggtctagggtgtcaggtagggtggaggtgatatggtccttgactagtctctcaaagcacttcatgatgacggaagtgagtgctacggggcggtagtcgtttagctcagttaccttagctttcttgggaacaggaacaatggtggccctcttgaagcatgtgggaacagcagactggtatagggattgattgaatatgtccgtaaacacaccggccagctggtctgcgcatgctctgagggtgcggctggggatgccgtctgggcctgcagccttgcaagggttaacacgtttaaatgtcttactcacctcggctgcagtgaaggagagaccgcatgtttccgttgcaggccgtgtcagtggcactgtattgtcctcaaagcgggcaaaaaagttatttagtctgcctgggagcaagacatcctggtccgtgactgggctggatttcatcttgtagtctgtgattgactgtagaccctgccacatgcctcttatgtctgagccattgaattgagattccactttgtctctgtactgacgcttagcttgtttaatagccttacggagggagtagctgcactgtttgtattcagtggaggctggtgggggaaGCTAGAGGCAGACAGTCTCATTGTAATTGTCTGGAATAGAATAAATGGAACAGATCCATTTatgccattccagccattacaatgagccagtcttcctatagctccccccaccagcctccCCTGGTTTCATTACATAAAAATTAATGTAGAAGCATATTGGATCTTTGTTTTCCTTGTTTGCCTATATTACACACTCTATAATATCTTtcctttcattttctctctctcactttctttcacttctttctctcttattctccccctttcttgctctctctctctctctttctctctctctctcgctttctctttctctttctctctttctctctttctctctctctctctctgtctctctcggacAGGCCCCTACCCCCACCTGACCATGATCTTTAAGCAGCTGAAGATGGAGGGCTTCCTGGTGGGCAGGTGGGAGCATAAGAACCAAGAG
The window above is part of the Oncorhynchus gorbuscha isolate QuinsamMale2020 ecotype Even-year linkage group LG21, OgorEven_v1.0, whole genome shotgun sequence genome. Proteins encoded here:
- the LOC124008221 gene encoding prostaglandin reductase 1-like codes for the protein MVQSKTWVLARHFEGFPEDSNFELKLEQQPEPKDGEVLLEALFLSVDPYMRPFSRLRMKEGGVMIGTQVAKVIQSNNSAFPIGCHVVGRCGWRTHTVSDGTGLTHLLSDWPQEVPMSLALGAIGMPGLTALYGLEEVLGLQAGDTLLVNAAAGAVGSTVGQIAKIKGCRVVGSTGSDAKVAFLKELGFDEAFNYKTVSSLEEALKSASPDGYHCFFENVGGSFSSVAIPQMKEFGRIALCGGISTYNDTTPQTGPYPHLTMIFKQLKMEGFLVGRWEHKNQEALRRLMAWKREGKLQCHEHVTEGFENMPAAFMGMLQGENIGKAIVKV